The genomic interval CCTTACAAGGAGGCGTTCAAGATCAGTGCGCGCCCGGCCGAGGTCCAGGACCGGGCAGTGCCGGGGCATTGGGAAGGTGACCTCATCATCGGCTGCGACGGGACCGCGATCGGAACACTCGTGGAACGCTCGACCAGGTTCACGATCCTCCTCCACCTCGCCGGGGACCACACCGCTGAGACTGTCGCCGCCGCGATGATCCGGGAGATGGGCCAGCTCCCGGATCACCTGCGACGGTCGATCACCTGGGACCGCGGCACGGAACTGGCCGAATACGCCCAAATCCAGACCGCACTCGAGACCACGCTCTACTTCTGCGACCCGCACTCACCCTGGCAGCGCGGGACCAACGAGAACACCAACCGGCTCCTGCGGTTCTGGTTCGAGAAAGGCTCTGACCTCTCCGTTCACACCCCGGAGGACCTCCGCCGGGTCGCCGCGAAACTCAACCGCCGGCCCCGGCCCACCCTTAACCTCGAGACCCCAGCCAACCGGCTGAACCAGCTGCTACACGCGGCATAAACCCCCGCGTTGCTCCGACTACTTGACTTTGCCGCTCGAATGGGGACCAAAAGTGATAGAGCATCGGGTGTGAGAGGGCGTGCCTACTTGGCCTTGCCCAGGAAGTCCTGGAGCCGGGCGACGCCGGTGGCCAGGTCCTCGTCGCCCAGGGCGTACGAGAGCCGCAGGTAGCCGGAGGGTCCGAACGCCTCGCCCGGCACCACGGCTACTTCAACCTCATCCAGGATCAAAGCAGCCAGTTCGGCGGAGGTCGACGGCGTTGCGGTGCCTGCCGCCGTCGGGAATTCCTTCCCCAGCAGCGCACGGACGTCCGCGTAGACGTAGAACGCACCCTTCGGCGTCGGGCATTCAACACCGTCGATCGCGTTCAGGCCGGCAACGATCGCCTTGCGGCGGCGGTCAAAGGCCACCTTCATTTCGTCGACGGCGGTCAGCGGTCCGGAGACGGCGGCGAGGGCCGCAATCTGCATGATGTTCGAAACGTTGGAGGTGGCGTGTGACTGCAGGTTGGTGGCAGCCTTAATGACGTCGGCCGGGCCGATCATCCAGCCGACCCGCCAGCCGGTCATCGCATAGGTCTTGGCGACGCCGTTGAGGATGACCACTTTGTCGCCGAGTTCCGGGGCTGCCGTGGCGATGGAGGTGAACGGGACGCCGTCGTACGTCAGGTGCTCGTAGATCTCGTCGGTGACCACCCAGAGCCCCTTGGCGGCGGCCCACCTGCCGATCTCGGCCACCTGCTCCGGGCTGTACACGGAGCCTGTGGGGTTGGACGGCGAGACAAACAGCAGGATCTTGCTCTTGTCCGTCACAGCGGCCTCAAGCTGCTCAACGGTGACCAGGTAGTCCTGCTCAGGTCCGGCGAACACCTCAACAGGGACACCGCCGGCGAGCCTGATGGCCTCCGGGTAGGTGGTCCAGAACGGCGTGGGAACAATCACTTCGTCGCCCGGATCCACCAGCGTGGCGAAGGTGTTGTACACGGCTTGCTTGCCGCCGTTCGTCACCAGGACCTGGGACGGATCCACGGCGTAGCCGGAGTCGCGCAGGGTCTTCTCGGCGATGGCCTTCTTGAGCTCCGGCAGGCCGGCGGCGGGGGAGTAGCGGTGGTACTTGGGCTGGCCGGCGGCCTCAATGGATGCCTTGACAATGTAGTCCGGAGTGGGGAAATCCGGTTCCCCTGCCCCGAAGCCAATAACCGGCCGGCCAGCTGCCTTCAGCGCCTTGGCCTTGGCATCAACAGCCAGGGTTGCGGATTCGGCAATTGCGGAAATGCGCTTGGAAACGCGGGCGGCAGACATGGCAGGGTCCGTTCTTCGCTTGTAGCCAGGAGGCTGAATGGTGGAATTCGACGTGATCTACTCTATGCTGTTCAGCGGATCGTTCGGGCTGCCGGCGTGGATGTGACTGCAGGTCAACTCACCCACGAGGGCGGATTGGACGGTCCGGAATGGGGCTGGTTCGACGTAGACGAAGTTGTTGCGTAGACTGGTTCTCCGGTGTTGAAAACACGGATGATGACGTGCGCCCCAGTGCAAACTGCGGAAGTTTGTCAGGATGCTGTTTTCGATCCATAGGGTAGTGGCGCAATTGGTAGCGCAGCGGTCTCCAAAACCGCAGGTTGCAGGTTCGAGTCCTGTCTGCCCTGCGCAAGCTGTTCCGGCGGAATGCCGGAGCAAGCGCAGCAACCATGGTTCTGATCAGAACCGGGTAATCCAACATTGCAAAGATGAGCGAGGACCAGGTGACCGAAACAGCTGCCAGCAGCTCCAAGGGCCGCCCAGCTAAGAAGGACGCCAAGGCTAACTTCTTCGCTCGTATTGCACTCTTCATTCGCCAGGTCATCGGCGAACTGAAGAAGGTTGTTGCACCAACCCGCAAGGAACTGATCAATTACACGCTCGTGGTGCTGGTGTTCGTGGCCATCATGATGGTGATCGTCAGCCTGCTGGACATCGGTTTTGGAACCGCTGTCAGCTGGGTCTTCGGCGGGATCGCTCCCGGGGACCGCTAGGGCGAATCGTCCGCAGGCCGCGTGGCCTTGTCCGGGTAAACCGGAAGAATCCACGCGGTGTGCGGAATTGAGCCATTTAAATAGGCATGTTAGGCAATGAGGAAGCAGGAGACCAAGTGTCTGAGCAGGAGCTCGAGGTAACCGAGACTGAGCTGGAAGAGTCCACGGACAACACGGCGGCCCCCACGGCTGAAGCCGGTGAAGAGTCCGAGGTTGAGTCCGCTGCGCCCGAATCCGCCGACGCCGATTCCGCCGACGATTCCGACGATTCAGAGGATGACGCCGTAGAAGGCGAACCTGCTGAAGGCGACGCGGAGGGCGACGACGCTGATGCAGACGCCCTGGCAGCCGCGGCCGCCAAGGCCGAGGTTGACCCCGCCGACGAATTCAAAGCCAAGCTGCGCCGCCAGGAGGGTGACTGGTACGTCATCCACTCCTACGCCGGCTACGAAAACCGCGTCAAGGCCAACCTTGAGACCCGCATCCAGACCCTGGACATGGAAGATTACATCTTCGAAATCCAGGTGCCCATGGAAGAGGTCGTTGAGATCAAGAACGCTCAGCGCAAGGTCATCAACCGCGTCCGGATCCCCGGCTACGTCCTGGTCCGCATGGACCTGACGGATGCCTCCTGGGGCGCCGTCCGCCACACTCCCGGTGTTACCGGCTTCGTGGGCAACGCCCACAACCCGGTGCCGCTGCGCCTCGACGAAGTCTTCTCCATGCTCGCGCCGGTCTTCGAAGAAGAGCAGGCCGAAAAGGGCAAGCCCGTCAAGCATGCTGCCGCCCAGATTGACGTCGACTTCGAGGTCGGCGAATCGGTCATCGTCAAGGAAGGTCCGTTTGAGACCCTCCCCGCCACGATCTCCGAGATCAAGGTTGAATCCCAGACCCTCGTGGTGCTGGTATCGATCTTCGAACGCGAAACCCCGGTCACGCTGGCATTCAACCAGGTCAGCAAGATCTAGTTACCCGCACAGAATTCGTTCCGGACTGCCCGCTTAGCAGCCCCGGAACGGCCGGTCGCCTCGCCATGGCGGCCAAAAACCTGAGGCACGCTCCTGTGTCCCAGGAAGATATTGAGAGAAGGACCTTACATTGGCTCCCAAGAAGAAGGTCACCGGCCTCATCAAGCTGCAGATCCAGGCAGGCGCCGCTAACCCGGCCCCGCCGATCGGTCCTGCGCTTGGCCAGCACGGTGTCAACATCATGGAATTCTGCAAGGCGTACAACGCTGCCACAGAATCCCAGCGCGGAAACGTTATCCCCGTGGAAATCACGGTCTACGAAGACCGTTCCTTCACGTTCATCACCAAGACCCCGCCGGCTGCAGAGCTCATCAAGAAGGCTGCAGGCGTTGCCAAGGGTTCACCCACCCCGCACACCGTCAAGGTTGCCAAGCTGACTCAGGCCCAGGTCAACGAGATCGCCACCACCAAGATGGAAGATCTCAACGCCACCAGCCTCGAAGGCGCAGCGAAGATCATCGCCGGTACCGCCCGCTCCATGGGTATCACCGTAGAAGGCTAATAGCCTTCACCGTCGGGAAACCGGCACCACTGCCGGACGACCGGCACAAAACCGTAATGCCGCAGGGTCCTTCCTGGATCCTCGGCTGTGGCAGGGCCCAGCGCGGTCCGCAGACCACAACTGCACAAGGAGAAATAAGCAGCATGGCAAAGCGCAGCAAAGCATATGAGGCAGCAGCCGCCAAGATCGACGCGGAGAACTTCTACGCGCCGTTCGAGGCAGTAACGCTCGCCAAGGACACCAACCCGTCCAAGTTCGACGCCACCGTTGAGGTTGCCTTCCGCCTGGGCGTTGACCCTCGCAAGGCTGACCAGATGGTCCGCGGCACCGTTATCCTGCCCCACGGCACCGGTAAGGTCTCCCGCGTCCTGGTCTTCGCAACGGGCGACAAGGCTGAGGCAGCAATCGCTGCCGGGGCCGACTTCGTTGGTTCCGATGACCTGATCGAAAAGATCGCAGCCGGCTGGACCGACTTCGATGCAGCCGTCGCCACCCCTGACCTCATGGGCAAGGTTGGCCGTCTTGGTAAGGTCCTGGGTCCCCGTAACCTGATGCCGAACCCGAAGACGGGCACCGTGACCGCAGACGTGGCCAAGG from Pseudarthrobacter sp. SSS035 carries:
- a CDS encoding pyridoxal phosphate-dependent aminotransferase; this encodes MSAARVSKRISAIAESATLAVDAKAKALKAAGRPVIGFGAGEPDFPTPDYIVKASIEAAGQPKYHRYSPAAGLPELKKAIAEKTLRDSGYAVDPSQVLVTNGGKQAVYNTFATLVDPGDEVIVPTPFWTTYPEAIRLAGGVPVEVFAGPEQDYLVTVEQLEAAVTDKSKILLFVSPSNPTGSVYSPEQVAEIGRWAAAKGLWVVTDEIYEHLTYDGVPFTSIATAAPELGDKVVILNGVAKTYAMTGWRVGWMIGPADVIKAATNLQSHATSNVSNIMQIAALAAVSGPLTAVDEMKVAFDRRRKAIVAGLNAIDGVECPTPKGAFYVYADVRALLGKEFPTAAGTATPSTSAELAALILDEVEVAVVPGEAFGPSGYLRLSYALGDEDLATGVARLQDFLGKAK
- the secE gene encoding preprotein translocase subunit SecE, giving the protein MSEDQVTETAASSSKGRPAKKDAKANFFARIALFIRQVIGELKKVVAPTRKELINYTLVVLVFVAIMMVIVSLLDIGFGTAVSWVFGGIAPGDR
- the nusG gene encoding transcription termination/antitermination protein NusG translates to MSEQELEVTETELEESTDNTAAPTAEAGEESEVESAAPESADADSADDSDDSEDDAVEGEPAEGDAEGDDADADALAAAAAKAEVDPADEFKAKLRRQEGDWYVIHSYAGYENRVKANLETRIQTLDMEDYIFEIQVPMEEVVEIKNAQRKVINRVRIPGYVLVRMDLTDASWGAVRHTPGVTGFVGNAHNPVPLRLDEVFSMLAPVFEEEQAEKGKPVKHAAAQIDVDFEVGESVIVKEGPFETLPATISEIKVESQTLVVLVSIFERETPVTLAFNQVSKI
- the rplK gene encoding 50S ribosomal protein L11, producing the protein MAPKKKVTGLIKLQIQAGAANPAPPIGPALGQHGVNIMEFCKAYNAATESQRGNVIPVEITVYEDRSFTFITKTPPAAELIKKAAGVAKGSPTPHTVKVAKLTQAQVNEIATTKMEDLNATSLEGAAKIIAGTARSMGITVEG
- the rplA gene encoding 50S ribosomal protein L1 — translated: MAKRSKAYEAAAAKIDAENFYAPFEAVTLAKDTNPSKFDATVEVAFRLGVDPRKADQMVRGTVILPHGTGKVSRVLVFATGDKAEAAIAAGADFVGSDDLIEKIAAGWTDFDAAVATPDLMGKVGRLGKVLGPRNLMPNPKTGTVTADVAKAVNDIKGGKIDFRVDKHSNLHFIIGKVSFDAIKLAENYAAALEEVLRLKPSASKGRYIQKATVATTFGPGISVDPNVTKVLTEV